Part of the Zingiber officinale cultivar Zhangliang chromosome 6A, Zo_v1.1, whole genome shotgun sequence genome, GGTATACCGCATTGATACAGGAATTTGAGTGTAAATGATATACAATGTATACTATACCGAAAATCGGTATACCAAAATTTTAGTATATACCTAACCAGCTCTAATATAAACACACAATGTGTTAGCTTATTGAACCAATTGTTATTAACTCTACCTCAACTCCCTTCCTAAACTAGAAAGAACTGAGAGTAGAAGAAAAGGCATCGTATGCATTAAGAATGCCTCCATTTGCAGCACTAAACTATAACTAGTTTATTAAGAAATTGTTAAGATGGATATCAATCTCTCTCATAACCAAATATTAGGCTCAACTTAAAACGAAGGtaggaaaaaaataaagcaaGATATCTTATGCTAGAATCTCAGTCATAGTGTCcttttattgagtaaacggaagCTTCGTCAATGAATTGTGTACAGCGAACCATTCTAGTTACTTAGAAATCGTTGGGCTTGTAAGGAGAATACGATTTTGAGATATCCTAGTGAAGACGTGCTAATTGATAATCCAAACAGCGACTTTACTGGAATAAAAAACCAGACTTTTCGAACAATTCAGACCCTCATCAATGATTCGCCACTCAGGCACCGAGGTTTCAATCCGTCAAAATCAAAAGACAAAAAAATGGTTTACCTGTCCACTATGATGGCTAACTTTCTCCATCCATTCAACCAAGGAATTATGCTGAAACTGACTTCTCAAAAGAGATTTCGACAAAGATAAGACAATAAATTAGACCAATTACATCTCAAGTTGCTCGAGAAGAAGGAATTATGTTCACCAATTACACAAGTTAGTTGTGATTGTATACGAAAGTGGGTCAGTTATTTGTTTAACTTATAAGCGGCATTAGAAAGTAAATGGAATGCTAACTTTAGCCTACTGAATTATGCACAAGTTCTCAACAACAAAATTTGAGGATAGATTAAGCAATGAAATAACTTTGTCCTCTGCAGAGTATGATTCCACCATACTCTATTCTTTGCCTCTGCCTCAGCCTCTCGAAAAGAAGATCTTCGGCTTGATTCAAGTTCAGGTACTCATCCATGTTGAACGAAGATGGGCATGTTCTACCATCAGAATAATGATTTAGAAGTCTGAACTTGCTGTGTCCTCTGCTGATGGTATCTGTGGAAGAGCCTTTGATTTCTCCGTGGCTCCGACTGCCCATACTGCTTGATATCTTATTGTCATTACTGATCTCAGCACCTGCCTCCTGAGATTAATTAAGAGATGATCACTGTTAACTACAAAGCATTTTTCCTCTCGCGAAGCTATAAGATGATCTTATTCATAAGATTTATCAACTGCGGTAAGACAGCTAATACAAGAAATTGTTAGACAAAGGTAGGCCACACAGTACCTGTATCGGCATTATTGCAGCATCAGCATATGAGTTGTTTCCTGTGGAAATTGGAACTCCAGGTTTATTTTTGCACGACGAAAATGGACCACTGCTAGTTTCCCATGGCAGCCAAGGAAGCAAAGCGCCGTCTGCATCAGTAGGTAGAGGCCTAGTTCTTCATAAGTTTCTGTTTTGAAGTAGCTCAAACCGGGATCTCTTATGCAAAGTACTTCTCTGCTTCTTCAGTCAGTCGCTTAGACATTCTTGTTCTATCGTTGCTCCTCTAAGAAATTTATTTAATGAATAGTAAATACCAGCAAGGTACATTTGTCTTTTAACATGACAGAATTCTTACTCTTCTGGAcctcgattgttttttttttttctttgtcggtTGACTATTATCGTCGACCAGTCAAGGaactttcttttttgtttgaCTTTTGAAACTACAAGGATTATTTCATACTTTAGCCAAACCTCATAGGGTAAAATATAATTCGCCCAAAATATTTCATCTCCTTTTTTGTAATGTTCTTTGACATCATTTTTAATAATTTCATAGGCAAATGACATGATCagaaattttaaatgatttttttgagTAATGAAATCATGGAGTCTCCAAcaatatactcaatattcataaCAAATTGTTTtcaattttcattttttataaaaaggaagacaaaaaaacgattaattgaaagaaaatttcttTGAAATTGGACTAAAtgaaaagatgaaaaaaaaacataagagaAAATAAGTTTCTTTCGGTTTCAACTGCCTATGTGAGAGGCCATACAGAAATCAGTGAGTATTACAATTCTGACTTGCggattatttgatttattttcagAAACGTACCATCGAATTGTTGAACCTTCTTGAGAAGGTCAAAGAGACAACTCTGTGTTTGAAATTAGAATTCCATCACTATCGGCATATAGCCATTCTCCGTCATGAATTATGGTGCCGGCGATGTTAACAGTGACGTTCTTTTCACCTAGGCCTCTCTTGTTTGATTTTAGAGGATGAGGTCCCAAAGCTCTGACTCCGATATCGCAACCATTGATTTCGTAGATGTCCCTTATGCAACCATTCACAAGAATGCCTGCCCAACCCATGTTCTGTGCTAATTGTCCCAAGTTGCCTCCGACTAAGGCACATCTCATGCTCCCTCCACCATCCACCACCAATACTCGGCCGTCCCCTGGTGACTCGAGAAACTCCCTCACCAGCACATTGTCCTCGAACACCTTGAGTGTGACTATAGGTCCAGAGAATGCGTGGCATTGACCGTACATCTGGAATATCGGTTGAAGAACTCGGATATCCCCCTTTGCGAGGAGGGATGGATTTGCATCACAAAGTTCAGCGGTTGAACACATCTACACTGTGAACACACTATTAAACCAGTAA contains:
- the LOC121998642 gene encoding putative 4-hydroxy-4-methyl-2-oxoglutarate aldolase 3 isoform X1, translating into MCSTAELCDANPSLLAKGDIRVLQPIFQMYGQCHAFSGPIVTLKVFEDNVLVREFLESPGDGRVLVVDGGGSMRCALVGGNLGQLAQNMGWAGILVNGCIRDIYEINGCDIGVRALGPHPLKSNKRGLGEKNVTVNIAGTIIHDGEWLYADSDGILISNTELSL
- the LOC121998642 gene encoding uncharacterized protein LOC121998642 isoform X2, with translation MPIQEAGAEISNDNKISSSMGSRSHGEIKGSSTDTISRGHSKFRLLNHYSDGRTCPSSFNMDEYLNLNQAEDLLFERLRQRQRIEYGGIILCRGQSYFIA